Below is a window of Leishmania donovani BPK282A1 complete genome, chromosome 21 DNA.
CAGCCTGGCTCGCCGAACAAGGCGCTCGCTGCCATCGACCCGGCCATCgtgtcggcggcgtcgtcgcagTCGAAGAAGTTCACGgacatggcggcggcgaagctgcaCACGCTGGACATCGGTACACTTGTGACGAACGCGAACGTGACGGCCCCGCCGCGCGTGATTCAGGAACAGATCAACTTCCTGATTGGCAACACCGACGTGCGCAACCTGGAGAGCAACGCGACAGAGCTGTCACAGTTGCTGCGGCCGGAGTACTACGAGTACTTTGCGGACTACCTGGTGGTGaagcgcgcggcgctggaacCCAACTACCACTCTATGTACATTGAGCTGATTGCGAAGCTGCACTCCAAGGACATGGAGCGCGCACTGCGCAAGGCCACTATCGGTGCAGTGCACCGTCTGCTGAGCTCGCAGAAGATCGGCACCGACTCGAGCGAGCGTATTCTACTGCGCAACCTTGGCTCCTGGCTCGGGAGCATCACGCTGGAGAAGAACATCCCCATCTTGCAGCAGGACCTGCACTTCAAGTCGCTCCTCTGCCAGGGTATTCGCGAGGGAAAGCTAGTCCCGGTCGTTTCGTTCATTACGCGCGTCCTGACAAGCTGCGCCAAGTCGCGCTTTTTCTGCCCGCCAAACCCGTGGacgatggcgcagctggtgctgctgatggagATGTACACGCTACCCCACCTGCGTGTGACGCTGCGCTtcgagctggagctgctgctgaagtcGCTGGATCAGTCGATGCAGGACTTGGCGCAGTACATGCGGCTGCATGCCTCTCACGCCTCCACCGAGACGCGCCTGCGCGACGTGTACGATGAGATCAACATCAACGAAAGCCCCGACTTCCGCGTCGGTGAGGATGAGAGCAACGTGTCTGCGGCGGTcgtcgcagcgcagccggcgccggctaccgcatcaccgccgaTGCAGCAGTCGCTGCGTAGCAGCGCTCGCCCGCTGCAAGCCAGCGCCGAGCCGTTCCAGCCCAAGGACAAGGCGCAGGCCCCGCCGTCCGAGGTGAGCCGTGTCATGCAGATGCTGAACAAGCCGATCCGCCCTCCGATCGGCATCTCGCTGAACTGGGTGTTTTCCACGCTTAGCGATCCCGCCTTTGGCAACAATGCCCAGCGTCTCACTGATCATCGGCTCGAGAttgtcgcgcagctgcaggccgtGGTCGACGAGGCCGTGAGCTACTGCATGCAGCGCAGTGTCGCTATCGCCGCCCGTACGACGGAGAGGCTGGTGCTGAAGGACTATGCGCGCGACCCGTTCCCCGATGACATGCTCGTCGCTGGCGATGCCATGGCCCGCTCACTGGCATCTAGCTTGAGCTACGTGATGGTGCGCGatgagctgccgctgctcctgcaccgcTCCATGACAAACCTGCTGGAGCGGATTCTGGCCCCTTACACCCCACTGGAGCACAAGGCAACAATTCGCGACACCCTGGTGGCGCGCAACCTGGagctgtgcatgcgtgcagtGGAGTACAGCGTcggtgaggaggcggcgacggctaCGAGCCGATTCTTATTCGACGTCGCGCGCGAGAAGGCCAGCGCCTTTGCGGAGCAAGAAcctctgccactgccgccagACCAGCTCGAggccgcggagctgctgcgcgtgatGGGTGAGACGCTCGTGCCGTCTGGCCGGATGCCGGCCCCGCAGCGGGATGTCTACGATGACTTCTACAGCTGCGTGCCGCCTGTGGCCGTGTTCAACatggtgctgcgcagcgtcgaggaggcggtgtcGCGGTACCACTCGAACGAGAACGCCCCGCCGCTGGACTTTGCGCAGCTTGATGCCGCCAGCCAGAAGCCGGGCGGTCTGACTGATGACGCGCAGGCCCCCATCCGTCAGCACCTGGGCCGTCTCATGAGCCTCATCACGGAGGAGTCGAGCCCCTACTTCCTCAGCCCTATGCTGAACAAGCTCATGTCCCTCGCCGTATCGACGGAGCGGCTGACCAAGCTGgtcaacagcagcgccaagAACACGcaggccgctgctgctaccgccgccgctgctgccgctgtcacCAACCCCGACGGCACCCCGAACGCGGCAGAGGACCCGGCAtggcagcaggaggcgctgcgcatctcCGCAGCACTGCATCAGCTGTACCTGCGCATTGTGCTACGGTGCCGCGAGTGTGGCGAGGAGACGAACCGCGACGAGTTCACGCGGCTGTTCCTGCGCCACAGCCACTGCTATTCCTTCTCGAAACTGACGACAGACCTCATCCGCATCAAGGTCCTGAAGTGCAGCGAGTTCGATGACGCCCTGGCGAAGGCGCTGACCAACGGCACGTCCAACTACGTCACCTTTGCGGGTGACATCATCACCGACGTCATCATCAAGGAGAAGCTCGTGGCGTCGAAGGACATGCGCCGCACGCTCATGGCCCTCGACACGATTGCGCGgacgcgagcgccgcgcgccgcgccggcggcgccggcacagaCGCTTCCGTCGTACGTCACGGAGCCGCCTCTGAGCAAGATTGTGCCGAGCCAGATTACGAAGCTCCTCGTCCCGTGCGACTGCGTCCGGCCTGGCGAGGACGAGGCCTTCCAAAAGGAGGTGGGACAGCTCATGAATGATTGGATCTCGGTGTGGTCGCAGAAGAGCCACCGCTACGCCGAGAAGCGCATCCCGTCCGTCGAGTTTGTgaagacgctgcagcagcgccgcatgcTGGACACGGCTCACCTGCAGACCTTCCTGAGCCTGGGCGTTCGCTATTGTGTGGAGTACTACGCCAACACAATGCTTGCGATGGAGCGCGCAGACGGCAACATCACGAGCGAGACGTTGGTGGGCACGCGGCCTGGCGGCCCGCCAGGCTACCGCACTCCGTACACCGCAAAGCCCTTCGTCATGTGCGATGGCTTTGTGGAGCTGGTtatggtgctgctgcagtgctgtTCGCTGCGCAACGAGGCCTCGCACGACTTGCGGGCCGAGACCACGCTTCTACGCCGCGTGCTGGATGCCGTGACGCGCGTGCTGACGGAGCACCACAACTTCGTTGCCAAGGCTCGCCCTGCTCCTGCGTGGACGCTCGCAGCCGATGAGCAGTTCGTCCCGCTctttcagcagcagccgtacGTGCGCTTGCTTAGCAACCTCGTATACTCGCTTCACCGGCTGGAGATCTCGACGACGCGTGCCATGTCGACAGAGTTCACGAGTGCCTTCCACACGTTtctgcgccgcgtgcaccCGATGGAGTACCCGGGCTTTGTTTTTGGCTGGCTGGAGATCCTGTCGCACCGCCACATCATCCCACGCTTTATGAACGTGCAGTCGATGTGGCCCCACTACGTTGACCTCCTCGCCGGTGCCATGATGTTTGTGAAATTCTTGATCAAGGGCAACCGCATCTCCCCGAACGGCCTGGTCTTCTACAAGTCGCTGCTGAAGCTCGTGCTGGTGCTCCTGCACGACTACCCGCGGTTCCTTATCGCACAGCACTACCCGCTCTGCGAGGCCATTTCGCTCtcgtgcgtgcagctgctgaacaCGGTGCTGTGCTCCTTCCCACCTGACAAGCGCCTGCCGGAGCCGTTCCCCCACGTCGACTCCAACGATccggcgatgctgcaggtgctcgaCACATCCGTGCAGGAGGCGTGCATCAAGGCCACCTTCACCTCCTTCAacgtgcagccgcagctcctgGCGAATCTTGAGATGATGATCACGAACGATGATGCTCCGGTGCGCGACAGCGTTCTGACAGACGTTCTGAACGACCTGACGCAGGCCTCGGCCAAGCGCAGCCTCATCAacgccgtggtgcagcacaTGGCCATCGTGTATCTGCGCACCCACGACAACCGCATCCCCGCGAACTTTGCCAAGTCGAACGTACTCGCGTGCTACCGCTTCTTGTGCAGTCGCCTCAACACGAAGCGTCGCTACTACATGCTCGGCGCCTGCGCTAACCAGCTGCGTTTCCCGAACATTCAGACGAACTTCTTTGCGAATGTGGTGCTGAACCTTTttctgccgtcgccgactGTAGACGCGCACACTCAGACCTGTGTGCAGGAGCAGATCACGCGCGTGCTGGCGGAGAAGACGGTGATTGTGCAGCCGCATCCATGGGGCGTGCTCAACACCTTTGTGGAGCTGATGCGCGAGCCCAAGTACAAGTTCTGGGAGACCTCCTTCATTCACTACGCCCCCCTCGACTCCATGTTCACAAAGCTGCACCACACAGTGCACACGCGGTTGAGCAAGactggcagtggcggcgccgctgctctcgaCGGCGCCCGAGCCGATTCGGCCAATGCCGCGGCGACCACCTCCGGCATCGGTGCCACGCCTTCTGCGTAGTTATAGAGAGGACCTCGTGCGCGACGCACATGAGGACGCCACGATGGAAAGCGTGAAAGCGAGCGAAAAGCAGGAAATTTCGTCTCGCTCGCTTTCTGTTGCTCGTCGTGTTTGCATGCGTGTGGTGCtgtctcttttttcttcgttgtgTGTTTCCGTTTTCGGGTTTCGCGTCCCGATCGCGTGTGGACCTCgtctcttccccttcttcctTCCTCCTGTCCCTTCTGTCTGTGACGTAATCGTTGTGGGTGCTGGTGTCATTGCGGATCTTgtctttcccccttttctgttctcccccttttcgtttttcttttttcgtgcTTAAGTGGTGCGTTGGCGTGGATAtggatgcgcgtgtgtgtgctgtgttgTGTTGTGCTGTGCCACTCAAAGGTGtgcccttcccttccttgatggcggtggtggcttCGATGCCTCTTTAAGCACTTATTAAGTacgtttctctctctatcggcgtgcgtgtgtgtttcttggcctcctccctcccctcattTCTGTAGGTTCTCCCTCTGTATtcgcccttccctcccccgccaACTTTATATGGTGATGCGGCCGAGTCTCTTCTAGGATGTAGCGGACCCCCGTGCCGGCCGAAAGGAGCGCgccacgcagagagagagagatagagGTTGAGAGCGGGGGCATTCTCGTCGCACTCGTCGACTCCCACCCCTTGCACAAATACCCTTCCCACCTTTTTCTTCAGAGCAACGACAAACAATAACATCCTGAACAGCGCGCCATGCTACACATGCTGGAGGCCGTCTGCTGGTGctcacgcgcgtgcgcacacacaggcgcacatTTGGTGTGGATGAGTAGGGGTACAGCGGCGGGTTCCCTCTCACTCTGCGTGTATGCatggggcgtgtgtgtgtgtgtacgtgtgggtgggtgcgcACGTATGAACGCCTTCCATTTTATGACCATCCCATCGGCCCTCCTCAtccccttctttctctctctcacacacacacacacctgtgGGCTGCATCCACCTTTCTTCCGCTAAACGGCCCTGTCCCTTTCTCACTCTCCATGCCACTGACGCCGTTGTGCATCCGCAAGAAACGAGGAGTAACAGAAGAAAAACGGCGAGCGCAACTGAATAGGAATCTTTTCTCCGAGAAGCGAAAGGAAGGTAGTAAGCGAATCCAAGAAGGGCACACCGGTACGCATTATCGTGGTAGTCATCGTCGACAGTAGCCGCAGCAGAGATACCAAGCaccccttctttttcctttctctctctctctctgtgtgtgtgtgtgctctctattcccccctccccccgccgccgctgcccgtcaGAATGCTCAAGTTTTTTACAGAGAAGGCGAATCATCAGGCCCTCAAGGCCGTGCTTTGCGCCGTGTTTGTGCAGAAGCCCCTCGAGGTGACGCTGGGCAGCACCTACAGCACGCCGTATCTTCAGCTGCCCAAGTCCAGGGCGCTTCTGTACAGCTGCAATGAGGCGGCGCGTCTTCTCTGGAACAcgcacgctgcgccgtcgcccgccGACAACTCGCTCGAAGGAGAGGCGGAATGGCTCGAGTGGGAGTCGACGGTGCTGACGCCAGCCTTGACCCCCCTCTACACGCAGCGACGCATCACGGGCGAGGCTGAGGTTGCCCTGAAGAAGCTCGACTCCACCATCGAGGAGCACCAGGGCACCGTGGCGGTGAAGGGGGCGCCGTCGTCCACGTCTTTCTTAGTCGACAGTGTCCTCTTCGCGTCCCTCCTGCCGGCTCTGTGCGAGGGTGGGCTGCTCcccgccgcgcaggcggcgaggGTGCCGCATTTGGTGAAGTGGTTCCAGGTTTTCCAGGCGGAGCACGCGGAGCTGATTGCCTCTGCGTTTGACGTGCTGTCGGTGCAAGAGTGCAGCGACTTCTTGCGGGTGCCGCAGACGTACGAGGTGAGCCCCAAGAAGCAGAAAGTCTTCTTCGCCACGACGCCGATCTACTACGTGAACGCGTCGCCACACATCGGCCACGTCTACAGCACGCTCATCGTCGACGTTCTCGGCCGTTATCACCGAgtgaagggagaggaggtgtTTGTGATGACGGGCACGGACGAGCACGGCCAGAAGGtggccgaggcagcggcgaagcaggGGGTATCGCCGATGGACTTCACAACGAGCGTGTCGAGCGAGTTTAAGGAGTGTTTCAAGGAGATGAATTATGACATGAACTACTTCATCCGCACGACGAACCCGACGCATGAGAAGCTGGTGCAGGACATCTGGAAGAAGCTGGAGGCGAAGGGCGACATCTACCTCGGCAAGTACGAGGGCTGGTACTCGGTGAGCGACGAGTCATTCCTGACGGCGCAGAACGTGGCGGACGGTGTAGACAAGGATGGAAAGCCGTGCAAGGTTAGCCTGGAGAGCGGCCACGTCGTGACgtgggtggaggaggagaactACATGTTCCGTCTTAGCGCGTTCCGCGAGCGTCTCCTCAAGTACTTCCATGACCATCCCAACTGCATCGTCCCGGAgttccgccgccgcgaggtGATCAAGACAGTCGAGAAGGGTCTCTTCGACTTGTCCATCTCCCGCAAGCGCGAGTCCGTCATGAACTGGTCCATCCCGGTCCCCGGTGATGAGCGCCACTGCATCTACGTGTGGCTGGATGCCCTCTTCAACTACTACACCGGCGCCCTGACCCGTGTCGCAGCCGACGGCACCGAGACACTGGACGAGGACCACCACACACTGAACCGGTGGCCGGCCGACGTGCACGTGGTCGGCAAGGACATCCTCAAGTTTCATGCCATTTACTGGCCAGCCTTCCTGATGTCCGCGgaactgccgctgccggagcggCTGGTGTCGCATGGCTGGTGGACAAAAGATCGCAGGAAGATCAGCAAGTCGCTCGGCAACGCCTTCGACCCAGTGGAAAAGGCGAAAGAGTTCGGCATCGACGCGCTCAAATACTTCCTGATGCGCGAGTCGAACTTCCAGGATGATGGCGATTACAGTGACAAGAACATGGTGGCCCGCCTGAATGGCGAACTCGCCGACACGCTCGGCAACTTGGTGTCGCGCTGTGTGGCGCCGAAGATCAATGTGAACGGTATGTGGCCGGAACCCGCAGAGTACAGCGAGAGCGACAAGACGCTGATCGCCTCGCTCAACAACCTGGCTGGCACGGTGGACCACTATTACTGCCTGCCTGACATTCAGCACGCGTTGATTGCCATCTTTGACGTGCTCCGCAGCCTCAACGCCTATGTGACTGAGAACGCACCGTGGAAGCTGGTGAAAACGGACACGGCGCGTCTCGGCACAGTGCTGTATGTAACGATGGAGGGTCTGCGCATCTGCACCATGTTCCTGCAGCCGGTGATGCCgcagaaggcgaaggagatTATGGACGCGCTCGGGgtgccggaggcggcgcgcgtggaCATGGAAAACTACCTATTCGGCATTGTAAAGCCGAGAACGAAGATTGCTGGCTTGGCGGAGGGCCAGGTCATCTTCCAGAAGGTGACACTCCCCActgaggagggggagcgcaTTCCCGAAGGACAGTAAGAAGGGCGCGTAGGATTCTCCAGCCTAATCTTGCGCGCCTCGCAACAGCTGCACACTCGTCGCCCGGGCAGCGGGTGGGGCGGCGAGAACGCGATGACTGCTGTGCTCGCGGGCCATTCCCTTCGATAAAAACAACAATCCCGAAAAGGATGAACGCCGAGAGCAAGGGCAACAACAAACCCTGCCTTGCGCGGTTGAGTGACGGTCTCCGCCGCGATAACATGATGTGAGCTACACGATTCATGCCCAAGCAGAGCTGTCAAACAGCCAGATGCGCGCTGCACCATCTGACGAGCGGCAGAGGTGGTTTTGCGAGAGCAgaaggcgcacgcgtgtgcatgtgtgtatgccaGTCTGAgctcgtttttttctttcgtatCTTTGTTCCCACCCCTCCCACCGTGATGGCGGGTGaaagtggggaggggggcgagggacatacacacacctctctcaGCGCGTGGCACCTCAGGGACCAGTGCACCCACTTTCTCTCCGTGGGAgagccaggcagccccctcccccatcccctgccaagtgccgagccgcttctggtggtgacgggtTCAGGCGCCTACGccgcaggggggagggctcagagcgatgtgtcgctgctggtgccggcggtggcgtcctgGATGACGTTGCATCGGAGTggcccgcgacagcgaggcagaTCTGTatccatccacatgatgggcagagcgTCATCGTGACCCGGGCGTCTCCCACCCggcccggccctcacaccgcCCACTGGTGTTGGTGGGGTGCccgagcgccaccgcgagggggatgcgcccggtggcggccggcatggtgggcgcggctgcgcggcgccccGCGAAGCATGGGCtgtgggcgtgggtgggggcaggggccgtgctctccgatGGCTGGGTCGGCGCGTTactgtggcgcgtgtgtgtctacggctgccaTCGGCCCGCGCAAGGTTGGGTCTGTGACAGGGgtcggagggagaggggatgGCAGTGGATGGACGGTTGGACGTCATGTGATGCGGCAGAGAAATGAGTAGGTGAGGCAAAACGAAGAAGATGCCTCGTTCTTTTCTCGGCCATTGCACTCCTTCGATCGATGGACTCGTCGTATGTGTCCATTATATTCTTTTCCATGTGTGTGACGGATCGCTGATTTctgttttcgtttctcttgtttatgtgtgcgtgcacgagtttgtgtgtgtgtttgtatgCCTGTGAGAgagcatgcacgcacacacggatGCGGGCGGTTGTGCTTCGTGTGAGGCGactccctcctcgcccctGTCTTTACTCGCTTTTTTCTCtatgcgtgtctgtgttcGAGTCTTTGCACGTAACCGCGGACTAACCGAGCGTAAAGGAATATGGAAACGGGAGGGAGGCACACcggagaggagaagcgctAGTACCTTGcgtacgcgcacacgcacgtgtcCCCCTCCGTCTACACGGTACGAGTGGCCCGTCGGTGTCGTTGCGCCAAGGAGACTCAAGTGCTCACtagcgcgcgcacactcgCAAGGCTGAAGTCCGAGGCTATGGCACAAGCGCTTGCCTGGAGTGCGCCCATTTGTGTGCTTCTCCTCGTGTGtgttgtgcttgtgcgtgtgcttggaAAAGTGTGCGCAGATGAACGCCTTCCACATCTGCGTCGCCCATCGCAATTCTCAACGCCAACTTCCTTTCCTAGTCAATGACTTTCTTTCTACCTATTTATCCACAGAAAAACCGAGTCGGATGCCACGCCATGCCTTATCGCCAGCCGAGCGCCTCCTATATCTGTGTGACCTGTGCAGTTGTGTGCCCGCATGGCGCACGTGAAAAATCGGAAACCGGCACGGCAGAAAGCGGTACGTAGAGGTTCTCTCTCCCACGATGCGTATCGGCCTTTCCATTCCCGCTTCTTGGCTCCCgttcttcctcctctgcccATGTGACTGCCGCTCTTTATCCTTCCGGCCTTTCCACAGATAGAGCTTccgcccctccaccccaGCTCTcgaaaggcagagagacagagctGCACCGGCGCTACACGTGCATAGAGGCACTGAACGTGGACGTCTTCTCTACACAATATGTAGGCGTACTTGCCACTGGAAATGCACGGCGAGTCGGTTTTAGAATGGCGCAGCGTCGTTAGCGGGCCGAttcgcgagctgctgcagccgttgAGCGGCAGGTCCCACAGCAGCAAGGATGAGGCACTGGCGTACGTCGTACCGCGAATGGCCGGCACTGCCATCCCACTACGCTGTGCCGATGTGCTGGCACGCTACGCATCGAGTGCAGTGCACGCCGTCTCCAAGGTTCTCACGCCCGTACAAGACTTCTCGTCTGTAGGCACAGCGCAGTGAAATCGCGATtctggcagcgctgctgtagTCACTCAGCTCACCCTTTAAAGCAGGCCTCTCGATCCTGAagcgctgcgtgtgcgcacgacTACCCATAACTACTGCAGCTCGGCCCCCATCTCAatacacgtgtgcgtgtaatCGGCCAATGCGACTGCGGAGCATACCCACACTTTCTTTCTCATGCACAGGCGCTTCGGGCTTACGGCCGAAGGCAGTCGTTCCGAAGGTCGTGCGCTTGTCTCGTCTCCTTATctgctttctcttcttctctgtgtgttgTGTTCTGTGAGGGCGCGAGCTGTTTTTGTGGCGTCTTTGTGCAGCGGTACGTCTGAGGGGTGTAGTGTGCCTCCCACTTTTTCGAGCcgacccccttcccccgtACGACCTTcactggcacacacacacacatgtgcagccgctgctgatgcacgCCAGCAAATCATCAGGCCATGCGCTTGACCACGCTCAAGAGCGGCACGTGAGGACATCGCACACACGGCTTttcccctctctgtctcacTTTCTTACAGACGCACCACAGGGTGCATCTCAGCTGACGAGACGCGAAAAAGCAACCtgtgcagcgacagcggcggaggcgcgtTAAGCGCCGCACGCCCTCCTTCTCAAAGCAGAAGCGAGCGTAAGCGACCTACAACGCACATTTTGCAGAGAGAACGAAACACCAAGATGTGCTGACCCTTGTATGGGGCATACGCCCGTGCGCgatgctgtgtgcgtgcgcctgtgctgTCTTATCGTTCTATCGCACGTCTTCTATGCTGTGTGCCCTCGTCGTCCTTTCTTCTTCCCCTGCTTCCCTCTATCACACCTATCTATCCATCtttcttcccctctccccatcccACCGGTCTCGACTCGTGCGTTTTCCTGCCTTTGGTCTGTtgctctttgtgtgtgctgggaCAGCTGAGAAGCGCTCCGCACGTctcacctcttctccttctctctctccccctttctgcctctgtctctgtatgcgtgcttgtgtgcgtgctttcTACTTTTGCGACACGACCCGCTTTCTTCTtcgaagacacacacacacacacacacacacacacaggcagacg
It encodes the following:
- a CDS encoding methionyl-tRNA synthetase, putative, with the protein product MLKFFTEKANHQALKAVLCAVFVQKPLEVTLGSTYSTPYLQLPKSRALLYSCNEAARLLWNTHAAPSPADNSLEGEAEWLEWESTVLTPALTPLYTQRRITGEAEVALKKLDSTIEEHQGTVAVKGAPSSTSFLVDSVLFASLLPALCEGGLLPAAQAARVPHLVKWFQVFQAEHAELIASAFDVLSVQECSDFLRVPQTYEVSPKKQKVFFATTPIYYVNASPHIGHVYSTLIVDVLGRYHRVKGEEVFVMTGTDEHGQKVAEAAAKQGVSPMDFTTSVSSEFKECFKEMNYDMNYFIRTTNPTHEKLVQDIWKKLEAKGDIYLGKYEGWYSVSDESFLTAQNVADGVDKDGKPCKVSLESGHVVTWVEEENYMFRLSAFRERLLKYFHDHPNCIVPEFRRREVIKTVEKGLFDLSISRKRESVMNWSIPVPGDERHCIYVWLDALFNYYTGALTRVAADGTETLDEDHHTLNRWPADVHVVGKDILKFHAIYWPAFLMSAELPLPERLVSHGWWTKDRRKISKSLGNAFDPVEKAKEFGIDALKYFLMRESNFQDDGDYSDKNMVARLNGELADTLGNLVSRCVAPKINVNGMWPEPAEYSESDKTLIASLNNLAGTVDHYYCLPDIQHALIAIFDVLRSLNAYVTENAPWKLVKTDTARLGTVLYVTMEGLRICTMFLQPVMPQKAKEIMDALGVPEAARVDMENYLFGIVKPRTKIAGLAEGQVIFQKVTLPTEEGERIPEGQ